The Chrysiogenia bacterium genome includes a window with the following:
- a CDS encoding VOC family protein, protein MNIIDHLSLGVPDIEEACKFYDGLFETLGCKRLATMETLAAYGNEAVQFVLIKPFDGQEHSAGNGTHICFVAESPAAVDAFHKFATENGGTCEGAPGPRPGYPLPDVYTAFVRDPHGHKLEAIHKGFAS, encoded by the coding sequence ATGAACATCATCGATCACCTCAGCCTTGGCGTTCCCGACATCGAGGAAGCCTGCAAGTTCTACGACGGCCTGTTCGAAACCCTCGGGTGCAAGCGCCTGGCCACGATGGAGACGCTGGCTGCCTACGGCAACGAGGCCGTGCAGTTCGTTCTCATCAAACCCTTCGACGGACAGGAGCATAGCGCGGGCAACGGCACGCACATCTGCTTTGTCGCGGAGTCGCCCGCGGCAGTCGATGCCTTCCACAAGTTCGCCACCGAAAACGGCGGCACCTGCGAAGGCGCGCCCGGGCCGCGCCCCGGCTATCCCCTGCCGGATGTCTATACCGCCTTCGTGCGTGACCCGCATGGGCACAAGCTCGAAGCGATTCACAAGGGGTTCGCGAGCTGA